One Acinetobacter sp. WCHA55 DNA window includes the following coding sequences:
- the tnpC gene encoding IS66 family transposase yields the protein MAHARRKFHELHVTKKSQVAEQALVLIQKLYAIEAELRKKTDGTAEQRREYRQQHSQPVMQQLYEWLNQHQLTVPSSSPTAKAINYTLKRWPALSRYLDDGNLPICNNWVENQMRPWALGRKNWLFAGSLRSGQRAANIMTLIQSAKLNGLDPYAYLSDVLKRLPTHKVTQIEELLPHRWKPEPN from the coding sequence ATGGCGCATGCGCGTCGTAAATTCCATGAACTGCATGTGACCAAAAAAAGTCAGGTCGCTGAACAGGCATTAGTGCTGATTCAGAAACTGTATGCCATAGAAGCAGAACTCAGGAAAAAGACCGATGGTACAGCAGAACAGCGCCGCGAATACCGACAACAGCATAGTCAACCGGTGATGCAACAACTGTATGAATGGCTCAACCAACATCAACTGACTGTGCCATCGAGTTCTCCAACCGCCAAGGCGATCAATTACACTCTGAAGCGTTGGCCAGCCTTAAGCCGCTATCTGGATGATGGCAATCTACCGATTTGCAATAACTGGGTGGAAAACCAGATGCGCCCCTGGGCGTTGGGACGTAAGAACTGGTTATTTGCAGGTTCGCTGCGCAGCGGTCAGCGAGCAGCCAATATTATGACATTAATCCAGTCAGCAAAGCTGAATGGGCTGGATCCCTATGCCTATTTAAGTGATGTGCTGAAAAGGTTGCCGACACATAAAGTGACTCAGATTGAAGAATTGCTACCACACCGCTGGAAACCTGAACCGAATTAA
- a CDS encoding ThiF family adenylyltransferase yields MELLKTPLERLIQERQLLTDLENEENSFKIQEWNSTDTNELHLNFSLKIGTIDFNGVLVYPELFPELPAYIRPQNSGERWSILHQYGGSGVLCLEYGPDNWNTNISGVELIRSAQILLLTDAMTVLEMDVEPVPSRHSETIGQKLRGISERFIETPMLRHILLNSDPEKMDFKVAISSFRDKTVIVPTNIQNKPLPDIVPSFSNERFELSGWAIRVDSVHLLKESVNDRLSLESFLGNLWPTQEEFTSSIKPLLLYDLKGNLELFLINNTAPLFVSYPAINLHDDQNQRLPAQFSNINDAKIVIIGLGSLGSKIAISLARSGCKNFLLIDDDILAPQNLVRNELNWLDVGFAKTHAVERALKRTALDMQVETYEMQIGGQENPHLNSNIANAISTCNLIIDATASSHTFLTLAAIAKRKHIPMVWGEIFGGGGGAMMARSRPTLDASPLELRNHIYGVLQTLEPIPEGKVNNYGFQTQNQTYIASDADVTALAASMTQFILDTLCTIDEQSSYPYSAYLIGFRKYWIFQCPFDTHPIDCSGALVTESPTDKQISESENGNSIEEPEPMKG; encoded by the coding sequence ATGGAACTGCTAAAAACACCATTAGAACGCTTGATTCAAGAACGGCAGTTATTGACCGATCTTGAAAATGAGGAAAACAGTTTTAAGATTCAGGAGTGGAACTCAACAGACACTAATGAACTGCATTTAAACTTCTCTCTCAAGATAGGAACTATAGATTTTAATGGTGTTTTAGTATATCCAGAGCTTTTCCCAGAGCTACCAGCATATATACGCCCACAAAACTCTGGTGAAAGATGGAGTATCTTGCACCAGTACGGTGGCTCAGGAGTGCTGTGTCTAGAATACGGTCCAGATAATTGGAATACCAATATCAGTGGAGTGGAACTAATTAGAAGTGCCCAGATTCTTTTATTAACAGACGCAATGACTGTATTGGAGATGGATGTAGAACCTGTGCCCTCTAGGCATTCTGAAACAATAGGTCAAAAATTAAGAGGTATTTCAGAAAGGTTCATTGAAACACCAATGTTACGTCACATACTCTTAAATAGTGACCCTGAAAAAATGGACTTTAAGGTTGCCATCTCAAGCTTTCGGGACAAGACTGTTATTGTTCCAACAAATATTCAGAACAAACCTCTACCTGACATCGTCCCATCATTTTCTAATGAAAGATTTGAATTGTCTGGATGGGCAATAAGAGTTGATTCTGTTCATTTATTAAAGGAATCTGTAAATGATCGACTTTCGTTAGAATCCTTTTTAGGCAATTTATGGCCTACTCAGGAGGAATTCACAAGTTCCATAAAGCCTCTATTGTTATATGACTTAAAAGGTAACTTGGAACTATTCTTAATTAATAATACAGCACCACTTTTCGTAAGTTATCCAGCTATTAATCTACATGATGATCAGAATCAAAGATTGCCAGCACAATTTAGCAATATCAATGATGCAAAGATAGTAATTATTGGTCTTGGATCGTTAGGAAGTAAAATTGCAATTTCACTGGCACGGTCTGGCTGTAAAAACTTTCTACTTATTGATGATGATATTCTGGCACCCCAGAATCTTGTCCGTAATGAACTCAACTGGTTAGATGTTGGCTTTGCTAAAACCCATGCTGTTGAAAGAGCATTAAAACGAACTGCATTAGACATGCAGGTTGAAACGTATGAAATGCAAATTGGTGGACAGGAAAATCCTCATTTAAATTCCAATATTGCTAATGCCATTAGTACATGTAATCTGATTATTGATGCCACAGCAAGCTCACATACATTTCTAACCTTAGCTGCGATTGCTAAAAGAAAACATATACCAATGGTATGGGGTGAAATCTTTGGTGGCGGTGGTGGAGCAATGATGGCCCGTAGTCGCCCAACGTTAGATGCCTCACCTTTAGAGCTTCGCAATCATATTTATGGTGTCTTACAAACGTTGGAACCAATCCCAGAAGGCAAAGTTAATAATTACGGCTTTCAAACACAAAACCAAACATATATTGCATCAGATGCAGATGTAACGGCTCTTGCAGCGTCTATGACTCAGTTCATATTAGATACTTTATGTACAATTGATGAGCAATCCTCTTATCCATATTCAGCATATTTAATAGGGTTCCGTAAATATTGGATATTTCAATGTCCTTTTGATACCCATCCTATCGATTGTTCAGGTGCGTTAGTAACAGAATCTCCTACGGATAAACAGATATCTGAAAGTGAAAATGGCAATTCTATTGAAGAACCTGAACCGATGAAAGGTTAA
- a CDS encoding efflux transporter outer membrane subunit, which produces MKNLTLHLNRYTFLKKMSVLTTATILAGCSMAPIYERPVSPVSEHYPTGEAYPGLQVNNGKQTVAADIGWRDFYTDPVLLQLIDHALKNNHDFKVTALNVEAIEAQYRIRRADRLPHVGVTAESASQRLPSDLAYNPRMYQVGVTSVAWEVDLWGRVRSLSDQALQNYLASKEVQTASQLSLVSAVANAYLVYKADQETLGLTKATLATQQKSYDLTRKLVDVGNATRFDLRQAEIGLRTAQTNYAKFLRITAQDRNALVLLLGSPLTQELAAQLDQSPKIPDQVVMQDIPVGLPSDLLQRRPDIRAAEHKLQAANANIGAARAAFFPSITLTGSAGTASSSLDNLFNAGTGAWSFMPKINLPIFNAGLNQANLDRSHIMKQIEVINYDKSIQTAFREVADGLAGKSTLDEQIKSQQQMIAASQDAHKLATLRFDAGEDNYLAVLDSQRTLYASQQALIQTRLERLNNQVNLYKALGGGWNEHTVQIERKSLK; this is translated from the coding sequence ATGAAAAATTTAACACTTCATTTAAACCGATACACCTTCCTCAAGAAAATGAGTGTACTAACCACTGCCACTATTCTTGCAGGATGTTCAATGGCACCCATATATGAGCGACCTGTCTCTCCTGTGTCGGAACACTATCCAACAGGAGAGGCTTATCCAGGGCTGCAAGTGAACAATGGAAAGCAAACAGTCGCAGCCGATATTGGCTGGCGTGACTTTTATACCGATCCTGTCTTACTCCAACTCATCGATCATGCATTGAAAAACAATCATGATTTTAAGGTGACAGCTTTAAATGTTGAGGCGATAGAAGCACAGTATCGTATTCGTCGTGCTGACCGTTTACCGCATGTGGGTGTTACCGCAGAGTCAGCCAGTCAGCGTTTACCGTCTGATCTTGCTTATAACCCCCGCATGTATCAGGTTGGTGTTACTTCGGTCGCATGGGAAGTCGATTTATGGGGCCGAGTACGCAGTCTGAGTGATCAGGCTTTACAGAACTATTTGGCTTCTAAAGAGGTCCAGACAGCATCACAGTTAAGTCTGGTATCCGCAGTTGCTAATGCTTATCTGGTCTATAAGGCCGATCAGGAAACGTTAGGTTTAACCAAGGCGACTTTGGCGACACAGCAGAAATCCTATGACTTGACCAGGAAACTTGTTGATGTTGGTAATGCAACCCGATTTGATTTACGTCAAGCTGAAATAGGACTGCGCACCGCACAAACCAATTATGCAAAATTCTTGCGTATTACTGCACAGGATCGTAATGCTCTGGTGTTACTTCTGGGTTCACCATTAACACAGGAATTGGCGGCCCAATTGGACCAGTCCCCCAAAATTCCTGATCAGGTTGTTATGCAGGATATACCAGTTGGTTTGCCATCGGATCTACTTCAACGTCGTCCAGACATTCGTGCCGCAGAACATAAGCTTCAGGCTGCGAATGCAAACATTGGAGCAGCCCGTGCAGCATTTTTTCCATCCATTACCCTAACGGGTTCGGCGGGTACGGCAAGTTCCAGTCTGGATAATCTATTTAATGCAGGTACAGGTGCATGGAGTTTTATGCCCAAGATTAACTTGCCCATATTTAATGCAGGTTTAAATCAGGCAAATCTGGATCGCTCACACATCATGAAGCAGATTGAAGTCATCAACTATGACAAATCTATTCAAACAGCTTTTCGTGAAGTTGCTGATGGGCTGGCTGGCAAGTCCACACTAGATGAACAGATCAAATCGCAGCAGCAAATGATTGCGGCCAGCCAGGATGCCCATAAGTTGGCAACCTTACGTTTTGATGCTGGTGAAGATAATTATCTCGCAGTCCTCGACTCACAACGAACTCTGTATGCATCTCAGCAGGCACTTATACAGACCCGCCTGGAACGCCTGAATAATCAGGTCAACCTCTACAAGGCATTAGGTGGAGGCTGGAATGAACATACCGTACAGATTGAACGTAAATCTTTGAAATAG
- a CDS encoding Mov34/MPN/PAD-1 family protein yields the protein MLKISIPTDIQILLIKALLKSGTHECGGVLMGEHIGTNHFRVSSLTVQKSGTIASFVRGITDAIKAIRLFHKSTNNNYQKFNYLGEWHSHPLFSVQPSSKDHHTMRELVSDPKVGANFVVLLIFHLKNNHLEGSAHTYLPDGSCYPSTLNLER from the coding sequence ATGCTGAAAATATCCATTCCTACTGATATACAAATTTTACTGATAAAAGCCCTGTTGAAGTCTGGAACCCACGAATGTGGCGGTGTTTTAATGGGTGAGCATATAGGTACAAACCATTTTAGAGTTAGCTCATTAACTGTTCAAAAGAGTGGAACGATAGCATCCTTTGTACGTGGAATTACGGATGCTATTAAAGCAATTCGCCTTTTTCATAAATCAACAAACAATAATTATCAAAAATTTAACTATTTAGGTGAATGGCATAGCCATCCTCTCTTTAGTGTACAACCCAGCAGTAAAGACCATCACACCATGAGGGAATTGGTGTCCGACCCAAAAGTGGGTGCAAATTTCGTAGTCTTACTGATTTTTCATTTAAAAAACAATCATCTTGAGGGCAGTGCCCACACCTACCTACCAGATGGTTCCTGTTACCCATCCACCCTAAATTTAGAGAGATAA
- a CDS encoding nuclear transport factor 2 family protein — MNTIYINQLKQDVDGQGKKSKPFFMTFLLILMTLGLASISHAKAPINTALETVESYLNIWNGTQPDDLTKVLDTNVEYFNTSNEENRKGTASVIEVPKFLLTVIPDRKMTLTSPPLIVGDKVAVEWQLQGTLNKKDQSGKKDAKVITFKGASFFEVKNNKIIYIGDYYNNHPLRSQLEP, encoded by the coding sequence ATGAACACTATTTATATCAATCAATTGAAGCAAGATGTTGATGGTCAAGGGAAAAAATCAAAGCCTTTTTTCATGACATTCTTACTCATTCTTATGACGTTAGGATTAGCTTCAATTTCGCATGCAAAAGCACCGATCAATACAGCTTTGGAAACCGTGGAGAGCTATCTTAATATCTGGAATGGTACGCAGCCAGATGACCTGACTAAAGTTCTTGACACGAATGTTGAGTATTTCAATACAAGTAATGAAGAAAACCGTAAAGGTACAGCATCTGTAATTGAGGTACCCAAGTTTTTATTAACAGTCATTCCTGATCGGAAGATGACGCTTACATCCCCGCCACTCATTGTTGGTGATAAGGTTGCTGTCGAATGGCAGCTTCAGGGAACCCTCAATAAAAAAGACCAGTCTGGTAAAAAAGACGCAAAAGTAATCACTTTTAAAGGTGCTTCATTTTTTGAGGTTAAAAATAATAAGATTATATACATCGGTGATTACTACAACAATCATCCATTGCGTAGTCAGTTAGAGCCATAA
- a CDS encoding cation diffusion facilitator family transporter, which translates to MSSHNHTQDHKHNHSEHDHNHDHSGHKHSHGNTHKHNHDHSGHHHGHGGHDHDHDHDHSHIPSNKKILTISFLLITIFMVVEFIGGFITNSLALISDAGHMLSDSVALGIALAAVFIGQKQITKNKTYGYQRFEILAAALNGITLVGIALYIFIEAILRFQQPQHIEVQGMLIVASIGLLINIIVAVMIFKGSDTEHDLNMRGAYLHVLSDLLGSIGAIAAALCIYFFGWAWADTLASVLVAILVLRSGYSVVVKASHVLMQGTPEKFDLAEIKETILQGQRIQGVHDLHIWSLTSKRYILSCHIVVSEEMSMQEVQILLHDLENVIQNLGIEHVTIQAETSLNNHDDIHHCIIENIPKDSEH; encoded by the coding sequence ATGTCTTCGCACAACCATACACAAGATCACAAACATAACCACTCTGAACATGATCATAACCATGATCATTCTGGGCATAAGCATAGTCATGGTAACACCCATAAGCACAACCATGATCACTCAGGACACCATCATGGTCATGGTGGTCATGATCACGACCACGATCATGACCACAGCCATATCCCAAGTAATAAAAAAATTCTGACCATAAGCTTTTTACTGATTACCATTTTTATGGTAGTGGAATTTATAGGTGGTTTTATTACCAATAGTTTGGCCTTGATTTCAGATGCCGGTCACATGCTGAGTGACTCTGTTGCACTTGGTATTGCACTTGCAGCAGTCTTCATCGGTCAAAAACAGATTACCAAAAATAAAACATACGGCTATCAACGCTTTGAAATACTGGCTGCTGCATTGAATGGTATTACACTGGTTGGTATCGCACTGTATATCTTTATTGAGGCAATTCTACGGTTTCAGCAACCACAACATATTGAAGTACAAGGGATGTTGATCGTTGCTAGTATTGGATTGCTGATTAATATCATTGTTGCAGTAATGATTTTTAAAGGTAGTGATACCGAACACGACTTGAATATGCGAGGTGCTTACCTGCATGTACTCAGTGATTTGTTAGGTTCTATTGGCGCAATTGCTGCTGCGCTATGTATCTACTTCTTTGGATGGGCCTGGGCAGATACTTTAGCCAGTGTTCTAGTTGCAATACTTGTTCTTCGCAGTGGATATTCAGTTGTAGTAAAGGCTTCGCATGTTTTAATGCAGGGTACACCAGAAAAATTTGACTTGGCAGAAATCAAAGAAACCATTCTTCAAGGCCAGCGAATTCAGGGTGTACATGATTTACATATATGGAGTCTGACAAGTAAACGTTATATTTTATCCTGCCATATTGTTGTGAGTGAAGAAATGAGTATGCAGGAAGTGCAGATACTCTTACATGATCTGGAGAATGTCATACAAAATCTAGGTATTGAGCATGTCACTATTCAGGCTGAAACATCACTCAACAATCACGATGATATTCATCATTGCATTATTGAAAATATACCAAAGGATTCAGAACACTGA
- a CDS encoding helix-turn-helix domain-containing protein, translating into MTHFNPDMLSIARNFRGLSQTELIAVMGQSITQASLSKIESGDLKPSDEVIQNLSNALHFPIRFFEHIEKLNALPISLHAYRKKSSTTAKALSRMNAEMMLKMGHVQTLELFTNVPKRKNSLPTFKIGLDVNTPQEAAKKLRSLWALGNEPLENLTATVEDAGVLVFLCDFKDNNVDGVSLKIHGVSPCVFLNANQPNDRIRFTLAHELGHLVLHEEPSEFMEKEANDFAAEFLMPEEKIIDQLGSTNLAHYLRLKKEWKTSMAALIYRASELGTITSSQSANLWRQMAMRGYRKVEPNELDREATYRVASMLFDYAIDAKKTSTSVISELSQLFDLYEDDFKKLYYFDLDSMETIEMVS; encoded by the coding sequence ATGACTCATTTCAATCCTGACATGCTTAGTATTGCACGAAACTTTCGTGGTCTTAGTCAAACTGAACTAATTGCTGTAATGGGACAGTCTATTACCCAGGCTTCATTATCTAAAATTGAAAGTGGGGACTTAAAACCCTCCGATGAAGTTATCCAAAATCTATCCAATGCCCTACATTTCCCTATACGATTTTTCGAACATATTGAAAAGCTAAATGCACTACCAATTAGTTTGCATGCATATAGAAAAAAAAGCTCTACCACAGCTAAAGCATTGAGCCGCATGAATGCTGAAATGATGTTAAAAATGGGCCATGTACAAACATTAGAATTGTTCACAAATGTGCCAAAAAGAAAAAATTCCTTACCAACTTTTAAAATTGGCCTAGATGTAAACACTCCTCAAGAAGCGGCTAAAAAGCTTAGATCATTGTGGGCGTTAGGAAATGAACCTCTTGAAAACCTAACTGCCACTGTGGAAGATGCAGGGGTTTTAGTCTTTTTATGCGACTTTAAAGATAACAATGTTGATGGCGTATCCTTAAAAATTCATGGTGTGTCTCCATGCGTATTTCTAAATGCAAACCAGCCAAATGACAGAATACGCTTCACATTAGCACATGAGCTTGGGCATTTGGTCCTCCATGAAGAGCCATCTGAGTTCATGGAAAAAGAAGCAAATGACTTTGCTGCCGAATTCTTAATGCCAGAAGAAAAAATTATTGACCAATTAGGTTCAACCAATTTAGCTCATTATCTAAGACTTAAAAAGGAATGGAAAACCTCAATGGCGGCCTTAATCTATAGGGCGTCAGAGTTAGGAACTATAACTTCAAGTCAAAGTGCCAATTTATGGCGGCAAATGGCTATGCGTGGTTATCGTAAAGTTGAACCAAATGAATTGGATCGAGAAGCGACATATAGAGTAGCTTCAATGCTCTTTGACTACGCAATAGACGCAAAAAAAACATCAACATCTGTCATTAGTGAGTTATCTCAATTATTTGACTTATATGAAGATGACTTTAAAAAACTATATTATTTTGACCTAGATTCAATGGAGACCATCGAGATGGTTTCATAA
- a CDS encoding dsDNA nuclease domain-containing protein: MSASLLEKQSTGGAIARVGFEYQDAFVLKNLPLWLSESAFSHIVSESIGDVEVCYFSSENELQRVMYEAKNHPLTSTDFWKEIKRFKEAFDIPSGEYTRFGLVCPLYTSTLHPFLAQIERIRGVGSSYSADSVILQKSRQDIIQWCSDKGFETSLAEFALDHVDFLSFNAEDSDSVFIGEIEEKLSNIELTTRKAKQLRDQFKNLISRSSFGPIYRKDFENFICHALEEDRSQWLLDPIKINLSASSSQYQDLNLDISDFNGPDRAQKTSSDWNNLIKKAVSIGDFIHSSGDRRTLLIDGKQRMSTACMLGYVFSATRNFLLEIEHNGLAYRTDDHKQKEGQFFTKIDAVERQGETEAIVTIGFPTAIGNDIDSTINEVKNLPRLNLESSHAIDNMETLNLAVREAKSALVSFKSENKLSKLHLFIKAPSVFAMVLGHRLNGICDIQLYDWVDGQYIPTAELNL, encoded by the coding sequence ATGAGTGCAAGTCTGTTAGAAAAACAATCAACTGGTGGTGCAATTGCACGAGTAGGGTTTGAGTATCAGGATGCTTTTGTATTAAAGAACTTGCCTCTCTGGCTATCTGAAAGTGCTTTTAGCCACATTGTGAGTGAATCAATAGGTGATGTCGAGGTTTGCTACTTCTCTTCAGAAAACGAGTTACAGCGTGTCATGTATGAAGCCAAAAATCATCCGCTGACTTCTACAGATTTTTGGAAAGAAATTAAGCGCTTCAAGGAGGCTTTTGATATTCCATCAGGTGAATATACTCGCTTTGGTTTAGTATGCCCACTCTATACCTCTACACTTCACCCATTTCTTGCCCAAATTGAGAGAATTAGAGGTGTTGGTTCTTCATACAGTGCAGATTCTGTGATTTTACAAAAAAGTCGTCAGGATATTATTCAGTGGTGTAGCGATAAAGGATTCGAAACCTCACTTGCTGAGTTCGCACTTGATCATGTTGATTTCCTGTCTTTCAATGCTGAAGATAGTGACTCTGTATTTATAGGTGAAATTGAAGAGAAATTATCCAATATTGAACTCACTACACGTAAAGCCAAACAGTTAAGAGATCAGTTTAAAAACCTGATTTCTCGTTCTTCTTTTGGTCCAATATATCGCAAAGACTTTGAAAATTTTATTTGCCATGCTCTTGAAGAAGATAGAAGCCAGTGGCTATTAGATCCTATTAAAATTAATCTTTCAGCATCATCCAGTCAGTATCAAGACTTAAACTTAGATATTAGTGATTTCAATGGTCCTGATCGTGCTCAAAAAACCTCCAGCGACTGGAACAACCTAATCAAAAAAGCAGTATCGATTGGGGATTTCATTCATAGCAGTGGTGACCGTAGAACCCTCCTTATAGATGGCAAACAAAGAATGTCCACCGCATGTATGCTTGGCTATGTTTTTAGTGCCACACGTAATTTCCTACTTGAAATAGAACATAATGGCCTCGCATATCGCACTGATGACCATAAGCAAAAAGAGGGACAATTTTTTACTAAAATCGACGCTGTTGAACGACAGGGTGAAACTGAAGCCATAGTCACTATCGGATTTCCTACAGCTATAGGTAACGACATTGACTCTACGATTAATGAAGTAAAGAACTTGCCTAGATTGAATTTAGAAAGCTCCCATGCCATTGATAATATGGAGACTCTAAATCTTGCTGTGAGAGAGGCAAAATCTGCTTTAGTTTCATTTAAATCCGAAAATAAGTTATCTAAATTACACCTCTTTATTAAAGCACCCTCAGTTTTTGCAATGGTCTTGGGACATCGCTTGAATGGTATTTGCGATATCCAGCTTTACGATTGGGTAGATGGACAATATATCCCTACAGCCGAACTGAACTTATAA
- a CDS encoding SMODS domain-containing nucleotidyltransferase, translating into MTTQQQFLDLLSDIEPSTTTVNDCSSAHNTLRDALKVHNEFSKVHVHTFLSGSYKRNTAVRPTTIGGITQRPDVDIIARTNHTINDDPQIVLDAVHTALKDIGYTDLTVNRRSVNVKLKKVDMDVVPIISDGYGGYLIPDIHLEEWLVTNPPAHTEWTVEVNKNANGRFKPLVKLFKWWRRENLSDLKRPKGFILECLVAKHMNYYESNYEKLFVYLLETIRDSYGIYASLGIIPHLEDPGVAGNNVFSAVTADEFKTFYEKVKEQAAIARNALNETDDDKALALWRQVLGNRFPRSASHKSANSADMASSLIRSALGAGLTFPSTPVYPNKPGGFA; encoded by the coding sequence ATGACAACTCAACAGCAGTTTCTTGACCTACTTTCCGATATTGAACCATCTACAACAACGGTTAATGATTGTTCAAGCGCACATAATACGCTTCGTGATGCTTTAAAAGTGCATAATGAATTCAGCAAAGTACATGTGCATACGTTCTTATCAGGTTCTTATAAAAGAAATACGGCAGTACGTCCGACCACCATAGGCGGGATTACACAAAGACCAGATGTAGATATTATTGCTCGCACCAACCATACAATTAACGATGATCCCCAAATTGTCTTAGATGCAGTCCATACAGCATTAAAGGATATTGGATATACCGATCTTACCGTTAACCGTCGTTCAGTAAATGTTAAGTTGAAAAAAGTTGATATGGATGTTGTCCCTATCATTTCAGATGGATATGGTGGCTATCTGATTCCAGACATTCATCTTGAAGAATGGCTAGTTACCAACCCTCCAGCCCATACCGAGTGGACTGTTGAGGTGAATAAAAATGCAAATGGTCGATTTAAGCCTCTTGTGAAGCTATTTAAATGGTGGCGTCGTGAGAACTTATCTGATTTAAAACGACCAAAAGGATTCATTTTAGAATGCCTGGTTGCCAAGCATATGAATTACTACGAATCCAACTATGAAAAGTTGTTTGTTTATCTTTTAGAAACAATCAGGGATTCTTATGGGATTTATGCGTCACTAGGCATAATTCCACATTTAGAAGATCCTGGTGTTGCAGGCAATAATGTTTTTTCTGCGGTCACAGCAGATGAGTTCAAAACCTTTTATGAAAAGGTAAAAGAACAAGCTGCTATTGCACGAAATGCCTTAAATGAAACAGATGATGATAAAGCATTAGCTCTATGGCGGCAGGTCTTGGGTAATCGTTTTCCTCGTTCGGCATCACACAAAAGTGCAAATTCTGCTGATATGGCCAGCTCTTTAATCCGTTCAGCTTTAGGTGCAGGATTAACATTTCCATCAACCCCTGTTTATCCAAATAAACCAGGAGGCTTTGCGTAA